The segment CCTCCGTACGTCGGCGGCGCACGTCGTACGGTCCCGGGGGCCGGCCGGGCGAGTGCCACGCCTCCCCGATGTCCCACTCGGTGACGCGGCCATGTCCGACCGGAGCTTGGGCCGGGGCGCGACGTGGGCCGATGCCATGTCTCACCCAGGGCGCCGGTCCGGAACGCCGCTCCCGCTCTTGCCGATGCCCCAGGCGCGAACGGGTCGCGGCCCACCGGCGCGCCCGCTCCGCCGAGCACTCGAACGACCCGTGAGCAGGACGCGAGCGCGAGCAGGCGTCTCTATCTCCAACCTGCGTTGTTCCTAGAATGGCCAGGTGGAGGACATCGAAGCAATCGCCATGCTGCAGGATCCGGTGCGGCGCCGCCTGTACGAGTACGTGGCGGCACAGGGCCGCGAGGTGGGCCGCAACGAGGCCTCCGAGGCCCTCGGGGTGGCGCGCACGCTCGCCGCGCACCATCTGGACAAGCTGACCGAGGCCGGGCTCCTGGAAAGCGGCAGCCGCCGCCTGACGGGCCGCTCAGGGCCGGGAGCGGGCCGCCCCGCCAAGGTGTACACGCGGGCGGCGACCGAGCGGTCGGTGTCGCTGCCCGCCCGCGACTACCGCATTGCCGCCGAGCTGCTCGCCGAGGCCGCCGAGCACGCCGGGCTCGACGCCGCGCTCTGCGCGGCCGCACGCCGCCGCGGTGAGGCCATGCGTGGCTCGGCCGCACCCTGCGGCGACCTCGATGAGGCCATGAAGACGCTGGCCGCACGCGGATACGAACCGCACCTGGAAGACGTCGGGGATATCGGGGGTGCCGGGGATGTCGGGGATACCGCCGGTGCCAGGGATGCCGAAAGTCCCGAGCCCGGGGCCGCCGCCGGCCCCGTCGTCCGTATGCGCAACTGCCCCTTCCACGCCGTCGCCGAACGCTTCCCGCCACTCGTCTGCGGCATGAACCTCGCACTCCTTGAGGGGCTGCTCGGCACGGACGGCCCCGTCCGCGCCCGCATGGACGCACGACCCGGGGAGTGCTGCGTGGTGGTCGAACCTTCTAAAAACAATGTTGATTGACATAGAAAAGCGGGCCGTGCTGGGATGGGGCCATGACCGCATCCGCGCATGCCGCTCACCTCGCCCAGCTCAACATCGCCACGCTCCTCCACCCCTTCGACGACCCGCGCGTGGCGCCGTTCATCGAGATGCTCGATCCGGTCAACTCCGCCGCCGACGGCGCGCCCGGCTTCGTGTGGCGGCTGGTGGAGGAAGGCGCGGCCGACGCCACCGGCCTGCGCCCGGCGGGCGAGGACGTGATCGTCAACCTGTCGGTGTGGGAGAACCAGGACGCGCTGTGGGACTTCGCCTACCGCAGCGGGCACCTGGAGGTGATGCGGCGGCGGCGCGAGTGGTTCCAACGGCACGTCGAGGCGCACATGGTGCTCTGGTGGGTCCCCGCCGGACACCTTCCGACCGTCGGCGAGGCCCTGGAACGGCTCGCGGACCTGCGGGCACACGGCCCGTCCCCGCGCGCGTTCACCTTCGCCTCCTCCTACAGCGCCGCCGAGGCCGCCGAGCACGTCCAGGCAGCCGTACCGCCCGCGTAACTCGACCAGCCCAGCCCAGCCCGCCCGGAGCCCGAGGCCAACGCCGACACCCCAACTGGGCAGCGGCAGAAACACTCTCGTACGGCTCTCGCGAGGCACTGTGGCGTCCGGCCGCTCAGCAGACGGCCCTACCCGTCCGCCGAAGGGTGCGGGAGCACCGTCCACAGGTCCCCGCCGCCCGTGTCCAGCCGCATCAGCGTGAGCGCCTTCGCCGGGAGCGGTTGCGTCCGCAGGGCATGGAGGTCCGCGGTGGGGGCGAGGTCCCGGGTGGCCGTCTCCAGGATCGTGCCGAGGGTCGGCGCGTCGCCGGCCAGCGGGCCGAGCGCGCCGGTGACCAGGCTGCCGAGGACCTTGCGGCGGAGCGTGGCCGGGTCGTCGTTCAGGAGGCGCCCGCTGATGGGCGGGGCCGCGATGCCGTGCCGGGCCAGTCGGGCGGGGCTGATGCGGATGTCGGCGAGGTCCCGGTAGACGAGGCGCCGGGTCCGGTCTTCGGCGTCGACGACAGCGAGCAGGTTCTGGCCGTGCGCCTCCAGGGCCACCCCGAGGTCGAGCAGTTCCAGGCAGACGTCGAGGGCGAGGCGCGCGAACTCGACGACCCGGTCGAGCCGTTCACCCGCCGCACGCGGCGCGAGGAGCGCGGGAAGGGCCGCCACCGGAACGACCCTCTCCCCGGCGGCCGAGTCCGCGTGGACATGCGGCGACTCCCGAAGAAGCGCCGCGAGATCGGCCATTCCCGCCCCGGCCGCCGCCGACGTCCGCGCGATGTGCAGCCGGCCGTCGAGCCGGCGGGCGAGCCGCTCGACGAACTCGGACGTCGCGACGGCATGAGTGACGGTGTACGCCGAGATGTCCCGCACGGTCGAGGTGAGCCGGGTGGTCAACGACGTCTTGACGTGGGTGTCGCCTCCCATGTCGAGCGTCCGCAGCGACAGCAGGGGGTGGGCGTCCGGACCGGGCCGCAACGCGAAGCCGGAAAGGCCGGAAAGGCCGGAAGGGCCGGAAGGGCCGGACAGGACGTGCCTGGCCTGCCAGGGGTGGACGGGGATCAGCACGGTGGATCCGTCGCGAAGCTCGCTCGGCCACTCCCCCGACACCGTAGCCCCCTCGACCGCGGCCAGCCGCAGACCGACCACGGGCCGGTGCTCCGGCGCGTACGCGAGCTGCTCGGCGGCGGAGAAGCCGGGCCGGGAGCGGCAGCACGGATGGTACGGATGCCCGTCGGTCTCCCCCTGCTCCCACTCCCACGGGTCCACGGGCGGCGCCTCCCGCCGAGGGGCCGTGCGGGAAAGGGCCAGCGACGCGACGCTGTGGTCGAGCTCGGCTGCCAGCCGCCCGCCCTGCGGAACGGTCAGGGCCACCACCAGCTCAGCCGGATGGTCGTACCGGACCCCGTCGAGGTCCAGCCCGGTCGCGGACACCGCCGTCGCCCAGGGATCCGACTGCGGACCGCACAGTCGCCGGCCGTCCTCCAGAAGCAGCGTGACGCCTTCTCGGCCGACCGTACGCGCGGCGACCCAGGGAAACGGCTCATGGACGAGCCCGCGCCACAGCCGGGTCAGCACGGCGGCCCTCGCGCCCGGAAGTTCGGCGGCGTACGCGGCCGTCAGCGCCGGTCGTACGGTGTCCAGCTCGGCGGCGAGCGTCCGCTCCGCGACGGTTCGGCCCATGCGGATGTTCTATCGCGGTCGAACGCGATCCACACATACTGAAGTCGATGAACTCACTCGCGCGGGCCGCCGACGCACTGGCGGTGACGCCCCTGCTCAACTGCCTGCTCCGCGAGGCGGCAGACCCGACGACGGACCCGGCTGACCCGACGACGGACCTGTCCACGGCCCCACCCCGCACCGGCCACGGAAACCAGGGCACCAGCACCAGCGAAACCACCCCGTACGCCGTCCACCGCCTGCGCGTCAGCGGCCGGCTCCTGCGGGTCCGTCCCGGCCATCGCCCCTCCGCCCCCGAACTGTGGACGGGGCGCACCTGGCGGATCCTCCGCCACGCCGAGCTCGTCGACCTCGCGGTCCAGGAGATGTACGCCTCCACCGGCCGGGGCAATCCCGCCCTGGCCGCCGAGATGACCGCCAGCCGCACCGCCGTGCAGGCCGTGCTCGCCGCACGCGCCCGCGTGGCGCCGCCCGAGGACCCCTGGCTGCGCTCCGAACAGGCACTGGTCATGGGCCACCCGTACCACCCGGCCCCCAAGGCACGCGTCTTCGACGGCCCCCCTGCCGACTGGCTGCGCTACGCGCCCGAGGCGCATGCCCAGTTCCCGCTCGTGCTGCTCGGTGTACGCGAGGACGCGGTGGTCGAGGACGGCGACACCCGAGCCCTCGACACCCTCGGCGAGGCACCCCCCGGCTACCGCCTGCTTCCGGCCCACCCCTGGCAGCTCGCGCTCTCCGACCGCACTACGCGCGTGCGTGCCGCCTTCGCCGAGGGCAAGCTCATCCGACTGGGCGTCACACCCCGGCCGGCCCGGCCGACCGCCTCGGTCCGCACACTGCACCTGCCCGGGGACGATGCGCGGACCACCGGCACCGGGGACCTGTTCCTCAAGTTCAGTCTCGACGTCCGGATCACCAACGACATCCGCCGCATGCGGCGGCACGAACTGCTCCAGGTGCGCCGCACCGACCCCGTCGTGACCGCCGCCTTCGCCACCATGGGCGGCCCGGCGTCCTGGCTCAGCGACCGCGGCTACCGCACCGTGGACGGTCTCTTCGAGACCTGCGCCGTCCTCGTCCGGGACGGCCTCGACCGGCATCTGGCCC is part of the Streptomyces sp. NBC_00250 genome and harbors:
- a CDS encoding IucA/IucC family siderophore biosynthesis protein, which translates into the protein MGRTVAERTLAAELDTVRPALTAAYAAELPGARAAVLTRLWRGLVHEPFPWVAARTVGREGVTLLLEDGRRLCGPQSDPWATAVSATGLDLDGVRYDHPAELVVALTVPQGGRLAAELDHSVASLALSRTAPRREAPPVDPWEWEQGETDGHPYHPCCRSRPGFSAAEQLAYAPEHRPVVGLRLAAVEGATVSGEWPSELRDGSTVLIPVHPWQARHVLSGPSGPSGLSGLSGFALRPGPDAHPLLSLRTLDMGGDTHVKTSLTTRLTSTVRDISAYTVTHAVATSEFVERLARRLDGRLHIARTSAAAGAGMADLAALLRESPHVHADSAAGERVVPVAALPALLAPRAAGERLDRVVEFARLALDVCLELLDLGVALEAHGQNLLAVVDAEDRTRRLVYRDLADIRISPARLARHGIAAPPISGRLLNDDPATLRRKVLGSLVTGALGPLAGDAPTLGTILETATRDLAPTADLHALRTQPLPAKALTLMRLDTGGGDLWTVLPHPSADG
- a CDS encoding IucA/IucC family protein — translated: MNSLARAADALAVTPLLNCLLREAADPTTDPADPTTDLSTAPPRTGHGNQGTSTSETTPYAVHRLRVSGRLLRVRPGHRPSAPELWTGRTWRILRHAELVDLAVQEMYASTGRGNPALAAEMTASRTAVQAVLAARARVAPPEDPWLRSEQALVMGHPYHPAPKARVFDGPPADWLRYAPEAHAQFPLVLLGVREDAVVEDGDTRALDTLGEAPPGYRLLPAHPWQLALSDRTTRVRAAFAEGKLIRLGVTPRPARPTASVRTLHLPGDDARTTGTGDLFLKFSLDVRITNDIRRMRRHELLQVRRTDPVVTAAFATMGGPASWLSDRGYRTVDGLFETCAVLVRDGLDRHLAPGSTAVLSAALAEGFPGNPLDRITNPRPWWAAYLRCVVAPVLKAFARFGVVVECHLQNTLIAVDTHGTPVQSVFRDAEGAKAIPEMPRAAAWRRLVYCLVVNNLSEIAGALTHRFPDSGPALWAMARAEFERGARLPVLPDIKALLDSPTVPGKANLLSRWLRAEGTAPHYLPVPNPLTTA
- a CDS encoding helix-turn-helix transcriptional regulator, which gives rise to MEDIEAIAMLQDPVRRRLYEYVAAQGREVGRNEASEALGVARTLAAHHLDKLTEAGLLESGSRRLTGRSGPGAGRPAKVYTRAATERSVSLPARDYRIAAELLAEAAEHAGLDAALCAAARRRGEAMRGSAAPCGDLDEAMKTLAARGYEPHLEDVGDIGGAGDVGDTAGARDAESPEPGAAAGPVVRMRNCPFHAVAERFPPLVCGMNLALLEGLLGTDGPVRARMDARPGECCVVVEPSKNNVD
- a CDS encoding DUF3291 domain-containing protein yields the protein MTASAHAAHLAQLNIATLLHPFDDPRVAPFIEMLDPVNSAADGAPGFVWRLVEEGAADATGLRPAGEDVIVNLSVWENQDALWDFAYRSGHLEVMRRRREWFQRHVEAHMVLWWVPAGHLPTVGEALERLADLRAHGPSPRAFTFASSYSAAEAAEHVQAAVPPA